ATTTCTCATGGTCTTTGCCCTTGTTCTCGATCGTCTTTTTAATCGGAAGAGGCAGTCCGCCCAAGGCGTCGACGGTATCCTTCAGCCCCTGAAAGTTAATGGTCGCATAGTATTGAATTTGATGCCCCAGCAGCGCCTCAAGCGTGTCCTTGGCCATTTGCTGGCCGCCGAAAGCGTAAGCATGGGTAATCTTGTCCTTCTTATTGCCGTCATGGCCGATAATCTCCGTATACGTATCGCGGGGAATGGAAATGAGCAGCAACTTGTAATCCTCAGGACGGACAACCGCATAGATCATCGTGTCGGAACGGGCCGTTTCCGTCTTGCGTTGGTCGGTGCCCAGAAGCATGACGGAGAAAGGATCGCTCTTATAAGCTATGGGCTCAGGCTTGACGGTGTTGTCTTCACTCGTAAGCGGCTGGTAGGACTTCTGCTGAAGCGTACTCTCAACCTTGTCCGACAAGAACAGATCAAAAGCCAGAACCGTCAGCGGCTTGCGAAGCAAAACCCCTCCGGCAACAATGACCAGAAGTATGATTAGAGCAATATATCTTTTTTTCCACTTTTTTTTCATATCGAATTCCTTCTTTTATTATAGAGTAGGCGATAGTCGCTGTTCTTTCTATTTGGAATGACCGGAGCGGTCATGAATTGGTTCTGCAGGCAGACAGGATCTTCGCCGGCGCTAATGCTGACGTTCCTCCTTTCGGGCAGATTCTATTGAAATAAACAATATTACTATTGTAATCACTATGAAGTGAAAAAGAAACAACAAAAATCGACACTTTTGGTTAAAAAAGCATTCCACCGCTCTCCTAAAGCGGCAGAATGCTTCCTTAACCGAAGGCGCCGTCGAGACGTCCCAGCAAGTATCCGAAACGCCGGGCCGGCGACAGGTCCATAAAATAGTCGAACAGCTCAGCCGTCTCCTTAAACCGCTCCTCCCAGGTGCCCGCGCCCATTACGACTGCAATGACACGGCGTCATTTCAATTTTCACAAAAAATTCCCGAAAAATTATAAATGTCTCTCTTGGACTCGAGATGCTTCTTTGATCCCCTCGCCGATAAAGTTGATCGAAAGAATAACCCCGGTAATCAGCAGACCGGCAGGAAGCCATATCCACCACCGCTCCCTGATGACTTCCGGAGAGAGCGCATCAGTCATCATATTCCCCCAGCTTGGCTGCCCGGCCGGGACACCAAAGCCCAGAAAGCTCAGACTCGCTTCAACACCGATCATGGCTGCGGCCGTCCACATCAGATTGACGATAAACAGACCGAGCAGACCCGGCAGCAGATGGTGCGACAATATCCGCAGCGTCCCGGCTCCCAGTGAGCGCGCGGCCAGCATATATTCATTTTCTTTCTCGGCCAGCGTCTTGGCCCTTATGATCCGCGCGAATCCGCCCCAGCCCAGCAGCCCCACCGTCCAAATTAGCGAGGAAACACCGCCGTCCGGATCGATGCTCTTCACGACAATGACGAAGATCAAAAAAGGAAAAGACAGCACGACATCGGCAGCCCGCATCAGCAGCGAATCCGCCGCCCCGCCGAAATAGCCGGCCAGGACCCCCACTGCGGTTCCTATACCAGCTATAATTGCGGACACACAAAGACTAATCCATAGCGTCGTCCGGCCGCCGTATAACAGACGGGAAACAACATCCCGGCCTCCCTTGTCGGTGCCCA
This region of Paenibacillus sp. URB8-2 genomic DNA includes:
- a CDS encoding LCP family protein, yielding MKKKWKKRYIALIILLVIVAGGVLLRKPLTVLAFDLFLSDKVESTLQQKSYQPLTSEDNTVKPEPIAYKSDPFSVMLLGTDQRKTETARSDTMIYAVVRPEDYKLLLISIPRDTYTEIIGHDGNKKDKITHAYAFGGQQMAKDTLEALLGHQIQYYATINFQGLKDTVDALGGLPLPIKKTIENKGKDHEKFTIVGGKSLYNGEESLNYVRYREDSDFNRTKRQQVFLDVLANKMLSLNQIGNVTELLNIMGENFKTDMPPSMVTGLAKKFMGGKEADISSFTVMGEGARIDGVYYDVVNEEDLKEAKAMIDNWMNAGTPVDQLIEPGKAGDALEAKATSSAQ
- a CDS encoding ABC transporter permease, which encodes MKHKNAPASRIGAAVRKFAANRPAVVSMLFLTAVITLCLLAPWLTDYDPMKISLRSLNKAPSAGHWLGTDKGGRDVVSRLLYGGRTTLWISLCVSAIIAGIGTAVGVLAGYFGGAADSLLMRAADVVLSFPFLIFVIVVKSIDPDGGVSSLIWTVGLLGWGGFARIIRAKTLAEKENEYMLAARSLGAGTLRILSHHLLPGLLGLFIVNLMWTAAAMIGVEASLSFLGFGVPAGQPSWGNMMTDALSPEVIRERWWIWLPAGLLITGVILSINFIGEGIKEASRVQERHL